GTCGCTGTTGGGATGCAATACCCGTTTATCCTCTTTTAAATTGTCAATGATATCATTGAATTGAATGTCGGAAGAGAGTACCTGCATGATGCCGTTGGCGTAATTGAAATAATACCATTGCCGTTTCCCGTGTTGGAGAATCATTTCAATGGAGGTTCCGCTACGGTTCTTTTTGATCTGAATAATCCCGTTCATGTACTTGTTCAGGGTATTGTTTCCAATATTGCCAATTCCGATGGGTCCTTTTGAAATAAAAGAGCGTGTCAGCGGATCCCAGATCAGCGTAACATCATTAAGAGAAATGGTATTTTGTAACGCCGGGGGAAGTTTTTTGGTTTGTCCGTATAATGAGAGTTCCGTAAGAATATTTTTTGCTTTGTCCGGCCCTAATAATTTATCCAAAGCCATGGGATATAATCCTTTTGTAATATTTACCGGATGGGACGGGATCATTCGCAAGCTGTCGGCCATCAGGTTCAGTGCATTCTCGTCAAAGTAAAATTTCATCATCATGACCACATGCAAAATCGTGCTGTCACGGACTACGTTATGTTTAAACTGGCCGATAAACCGGGTTTTCAGCATGTGATTTTTCATTCCGAGATTAAAAATTCCATCGCCTTCGAGCTGGCAATTTTTGGTATTTAAAGCGACAAAATTGTCTTTTACGTTGTGGTTTTTGAACCGGTCGGGCGATCCCATCATAAACCGGCCGGTTTTATGATCAATGGTAAGGTTTCCGGTGGCGGAAATCAGTACCTGGTCTGACGGGTTTCGCAGTGCCTGCAAAACCAGCGGATAATAATGGTGGTACTGAAAACTGTAGGCCAGCCCAAACCAGGCTTTCAGACTGTCGGCTGTTTTTGATGTATCGGTAAACCGGAAAGCAATATGTTTGGGATTCAGATCCTGGTCCACCGCCATCCAGTTTCCGGTATTATCCACACAGTCTTCGTTCAGCTGGTATCCGCCACGGAAATGCAACAGCGGGTCGCGGGCGTGCATGATCACGGTTCCAGTGAAGAAGTATTCCGGACTGAGAAAGAAAATTTCTCCTTTGGGTATTTTCCCTATGGCTTCACTCTGGCCGGAACTGTCGGTAAAAACTTTTGTCATTTGAATCGGCTGAACCGTTCCGTTCATGTCTTTATAATCCAGTTTGCCGGAAGCGGTATAACTTTTCCGGGAATGAATCTGTACTTCCGCCTCATAAATCGTGTGGTACAGGTTGGCCGTATCCACCAGAATGGTTGCATTTTCCAGCGGAGCCAGTTTCCCTTTTTGTAAGATGGTAACGGCCTGGTTGCCGGGAAAAACAGCTGCATCTCCTGTTTTAATCAGTCTTACCCCTTCTGCATCAATCGAATATTGGCTGATGTTGTAAAATGCTTTTTGGGCATAGAACCGGAGAGAATCGGCAGCCGGATCAACAGAGATAAATTCCGGACCCGGCTGATGCCAGGCAATTTGTTGCTTTCGGGTGAGAGAATCAAAGTTGGAAGAAGTTTTCCGGTGGGTGCTGTACAGGCTGAGTTTGTCCTGATCCATTAACCATTCCACTTCGTCCAGCGTACAGATATACCGGTTGAACGGAAAGGTGAGAAAAGAGTTTTGGTTGAGGTGATTAAACCATCCTTTTTGCATTTTGAAGTCAATATGGGCACGGTAATTTTTTGCCAGGAAAGTAGTATCTCCGGTTTGGGCGTTTTTGAGAATGAAATTAGCCGAATCGGCATTTAATCCGCGATCGGTAAAAAGAAAATGTTTTGACGAGAGATCGGAATGTCCAAAGGCAAAATGTCCGGTTCCCGTAAAATCTTCCGGCGAAAGGGTAATGTTTCCTTCCAGCGTGGCATCGCTGTAAAGTGTAAAGGGATTTCGCGTGGTTGCGATTTGCATCCGGTTCACTTTTGTGTTCCATTTCAAATGGACGGTATCGCCATATACTTTTGGGAAGTGATATTTTACAGCATCTGATTTGCCAAAAAAATGCGTGGCTTTTTGTGCCAGGAGCGAGTCCGGATAGAAAACAAAGTCTTTTCCTTTTACCGAAGTGGTTAAATAATGCAGTTTGCCGCTCCCGTGAAATCCCTTCATATTGAGTGTCAAAGTGTCGTAAAACCGGGCTTTTCCTCCATAAGCTGTAATACCTTCGGGAGGTGTCCGGTACACAAAACCCAGCGAATGATCCGGCATTACGCGTAACGGTTGGCTGATGGGAGAAAAAATGCTGTCGGAAACCAAACTCCCCTGAAAAGCCAGTCCGTCGGTATTAAAAGTCATGATGGAATCAAAGACAAAAGGAGAAACGCGATAGTAGAATTTTCCGGGTAACAGGGTGCTGTCCTGAATGTGACGGCTGTTGTAATAAACATAACATTCTGATTCGCTGACAAATTCGGGATATTTTGATACATGCATCTTCCCCGATTTATTGAAGGGCAAGTCAACGTAAAGGCGGCCAGAAAGTTTCTGCAAGGTTTGTTTTACCGGAACCACATAGCGGCGATTACGAAGTGTGTCTTTTTCCCACACTCCAAAAGAAAGCGAATCCACGTAGTTCATGTTAATCATGAAACTGTCGTAAACAAAAGTGCTTTTGCGGGCATAGAAGTTGAACAATCCGGCACTTACTTTCCCGGTAAATGTAAAATTGCGGTTTTTCCGCAGGGCGATCTTTTTGTCGGCAGGGTAAATGTAAACTTTTTGTGAGTCGCTGATAAAAACCCGGGGAACTCCGTAAATGTTCAAACTGAGATCCTTCAGGTTCAGTGATGCATTGGGTTTGAGTTTTTCTTTGGAATAGAAATGGATTACATCATAATCGGTACGACCCGCTTTGGCATTCAAAAAATACTTCAGGCGCGGAGTGGCCACTGCTTTTTTGGTGCCGGCATCATAAACAACAAAACCTCTGTTGGAAAGGCGCATCAACAAGTTTTCTATTTGTTCGGGCGGTTTGTTCATATAGCCGGCAAGGGCATTTACCGGAATGATGCGGGTCGAAAATGCTTTCATGAAATTATTTACCACATAAAGCGGATTAATCTCATCAATTCCCTGGATCTCATAAAATTGCCTTAAGTTGAAATAGCGGTCAGACTCGAACCGGGCCGGTTGTTTGTCGTTTACGCCTCTTAATTTCTTAAACAGCAGACTGTCTGCATTGATGTGCCAAACCAGGGCCGGCACATAAATATCCATTTTGTGGTAAGAATCAAAAAACGGAATTTGCCGGTCGGAGAGCGTATAAAGCTGAAGTGTTTTTGATGGTACGTCGTAACGCATGATGAGCCGGGGATGGTAAATGGAGTCGTTATCCAATAACAACCGGGCATCTACATCTGCCGAAACAAGTTTGTTTTTGCCAAATTCAAAACGTTTAGAACGGACAGTAAGCACCGGTTTTTGTTTTCGGTTAAAAATAACTTCGGGTTTATGTCCTTTTATTTCAATGCCGTACATCTTTTTACCCTCTCGTTCAATGCCGCCGCGGAAAGATACGTGGGGATAGATGTTTGGCAGGAAAATATTGTTTTCGTAGGAAACAAATTGGGGATATATCGAATTTTTTCCCGGTTTTCCGGTGAGTACCCTGTCAGAAATCCGTCCGATTATTCTTTGTTTTCCCAGAAATTCAGGGCTGGTTAAGGTAACCGAATCAATGTGATAAAGATTACTTTTCAGATTAAAATGGTATTGGCTTATAATGCGGTATTGTGCATTCATTCCGTTGGGAAACCGGTTCCATTGCAGCCGGCCGCCTGTTCCTTCCCACTGCCTGGCAGGATAGGTGAAAATACCGCGGGTTTGCATGATCATTATGCTGTCGTTCCGGCTGGCTTTGATCAGGTTAAGGTGTTTAAAATGAACTGAAAATACAGAGTCGTAATGCAGCGTGAATTCAGCCCGGTTAAAATGCCAGGAGGCTGAACTTTTATTATAAAGAAGGTGTTTTTCCAATAAATTTTCGGTAAACCGGATGAAGCTCAGGAAGTTTCTCATCCGTCGCGGATCAATCGTTTCGGAAAGATAACGGTTCCAGGCAGTAAATTCATTGTCTGAACGATGATTTTCGGCAAGTAGTGTAATTCCCCATAAATATTGATACAGATACGGAAAAGTATGTAGTTTTTTTGTTCGCATTTTTTCCACCGTTTCCTGAACCTGCTGCTTTTCGTTTTTGGAAAACCCTTTGTTGTTCCACTGTCCGCCAAAGCGCAGAAGTAATGCTTGGGCTTTCGCCTGATAAGCCGGCGATTTGGTATTTAGCAGGATGGAAGAAATCTGGGTGAAAAATTGTGCCGGATCTTTTGAAAGAGAATCATTTTGTGCTGCTGCCGGGTTGGTGAGCAGCCCCAGTAGGAGTAAAAATATCGCAAATACAAAAGAAACCTTTCGCATCATTTAATTTTTAATGAAAACGGCAGCCACCCATTTGTTTTTTGTGCGATGGCTTTTGTATTGCAAACGTAAATGACCTGCTTTTGTTTTGATATCGGAAAGATCGGAGTCGTAAAAACCACTGAAGAATATTTTTCCGCCGGATTTCAGGGCTTGTACATATGCCGGCATATCGCGTAAAAGAATGTTCTTGTTGATGTTGGCAAGAATTATGTCGTATGTAGCGGTTTTGTCTTCAAGAAAAGAAGCATCTCCTAAAACTGGTGTAATATTTTCAATCTGGTTGGCTTTGCTGTTTTCTTCCGTGTTGTTGTACGACCAGGTATCGTTATCCACGGCATCTACCTGTTTAGCGCCTTTCAGCGAGGCAAGAATGGACAGTACACCGGTACCGCAACCCATGTCAAGAACCGTTTTTCCGGTAAAGTCTTCTTCGAGCATCAGCTCGATCATCTGGGCGGTAGTTTCGTGATGGGCTGTGCCGAAAGCCATTTTAGGGTGTACCAAGATGTTGAATTCAGCTTCCGGATGTTTTTGGTGAAACGGCGCATAAATGTAACATCTGTCGGCAATCCATACCGGCGGATAATTACTCTCCCAGGCCGCATTCCAGTTTTGTTCGGGGATAAAGGTGATCTCAGGTGAAGTTTTCCGGCAGTATGCAATGTCGTCGGTCAGGTTTTCCCTGAAATCTTTTTCCGGGATGTAGGCAAGGATGTGGGTATCGGTTTCTTCAAAACTTTCAAAACCCACTTCAGCAAGACGGGCAATAAGAATTTCGTTTTGCTCCTGTGAAGATTGTTTCAGACATTTTAACCGGTAGTAATTCATGGTGGTCTGTGGTGAATTTCCGGGAAAAGCCAACGGCTTTTCCCGGAAAAGATTATTCAAAACTTTGAGCGATTTTCAGGAAATCATCGGCTTTAAGTGAAGCTCCGCCAATGAGTCCGCCATCTACATCTTTGTTGGCAAACAAGGCTTTGGCATTGCCCGGGTTACAACTTCCTCCGTAAAGGATGGTGGTTTCTTCGGCAGTGTCATCGCCGTATTTTCCGGCAATCAGACTGCGGATGTAGGCATGCATTTCCTGTGCCTGTTCCGGCGTAGCTGTTTTTCCGGTACCAATGGCCCAAACCGGTTCGTAAGCAATAACCAGATTGGAAAATTCGTCTTTGTTCAGGTGGAAAAGACTTTCTTCCAGCTGTTTTTTTACTACGTCAAAGTGGATTTCTTTTTCTCTTTCTTCCAACACCTCGCCACAACAAAAGATCGGTTTAATGTCATAATCCAGCAGAATATCTACTTTTTTTGCCAGTTGCTCATGGGTTTCATGGAAATATTTCCGCCTTTCGGAATGACCTACGATGCAGTATTCAATATCTACCGAAGCCAACATAGGGGCGGAGATTTCGCCTGTGTAGGCGCCTTTTTCGTGTTCACTGACATTTTGGGCGCCGATTTTAATGCGGCTTTCTTCGGCATAATCGGATGCCATTTCGAGATAAAGGGCAGGAGGACAGGCAATCACTTCGCATTTCAGACTCAGTTCTTCCATGCCCACAACAATCTGGTCAATCAACTCTTCGGCTTCACTGAAAGTTTTGTTCATTTTCCAGTTGCCGGCAACAATATTTTTTCTCATGATGTATAAAAATGTTTTTCAAATGAATGAGCAAATTTACAATTTATGGAGGAACTGGAGACAGTTGGGAGGAATTTAATCCTGTGCGTTAAAAGGTCCGGATTTTTTCGAAGGCATACCCGTAATACAAATCCGAATGGGTATTGGGATCATTTGCTCATCCAGAGATTTTCATCATCGGATTACACGAATGGAACGAATGGGGTTTTTCTTTGTTCATCCGGTCGCTCTACTTTTCAAGTTGGACAGGGCTTGAAAAGTAATGGCGTTCGCCCGGAGGATGAAATTAGCGAAAAGGAAAAAATGGAATTCCTCCGGTTGTTTAAAAACCCGTTCAAGGAAGATGAAATACCTTAATAAAGTATCTCTTTTTTAAAAATATTATTGTTGGAGTATTAAACGGAACTTGGCCAGCCTTACTCAGGCAATGAAAAAAACTTTTCAAAAAAATAATTTGTAATTCAGGAAATAGCTGTATATTTGCACTCATTTTTGAGAGAACGTTACAAACATAAAACCATGAGCAAGCAGGAACTTATTAAATTGGTGGAAGACACGGTGGAAGTCAAAGATTTTCCGAAGTTTAAAGCGGGTGATACCATTACCGTTACTTATAAAATCAAAGAAGGAAACAAAGAGCGTTTGCAGAAATTTCAGGGGGTTGTATTGCAGCGTGCCGGCAGTGGTCCGACCGCTACTTTTACCGTCCGTAAAATTTCGGGTAATGTAGGCGTAGAACGTATTTTTCCTGTTTCTTCACCTTTTATTGAAGAAATTGTGGTAAACAAAGTGGGTGTTGTCCGTCGTGCACGTATTTTCTACTTCCGTAATCTGCGTGGTAAAAAAGCCCGTATCAAAGAAAAAAGACAGTAAACATTTTGTTTTAAAGCATCGTAAGCCAATCCGGAAAGGGTTGGCTTTTTTTATGCCGTTTCTTGGGGTTGGGAAACTGAAAGATGCAAGAAGGAATTATTCTTTTTCTTGCAGGCGCTGGCGTACCACTTCGTAAAGGATAACAGCCGTGGCGGCTGATACGTTGAGTGAAGCAATTTGTCCGAGCATAGGGATGCGGATTTTTACATCGGCAAGTTTCAGGTATTCGGGTGAAATCCCTTCTCCTTCGGAGCCCATAATGAGTGCCAGAGGGCCGGTGAGGGTTGTCTCAAAATGTACTTTTTCGGCTTTCTCCGTTACTGCCGCAATGCGCAAGCCGCTGTTTTTTAGAA
The sequence above is drawn from the Candidatus Sulfidibacterium hydrothermale genome and encodes:
- the prmA gene encoding 50S ribosomal protein L11 methyltransferase — translated: MNNLFREKPLAFPGNSPQTTMNYYRLKCLKQSSQEQNEILIARLAEVGFESFEETDTHILAYIPEKDFRENLTDDIAYCRKTSPEITFIPEQNWNAAWESNYPPVWIADRCYIYAPFHQKHPEAEFNILVHPKMAFGTAHHETTAQMIELMLEEDFTGKTVLDMGCGTGVLSILASLKGAKQVDAVDNDTWSYNNTEENSKANQIENITPVLGDASFLEDKTATYDIILANINKNILLRDMPAYVQALKSGGKIFFSGFYDSDLSDIKTKAGHLRLQYKSHRTKNKWVAAVFIKN
- the tpiA gene encoding triose-phosphate isomerase; its protein translation is MRKNIVAGNWKMNKTFSEAEELIDQIVVGMEELSLKCEVIACPPALYLEMASDYAEESRIKIGAQNVSEHEKGAYTGEISAPMLASVDIEYCIVGHSERRKYFHETHEQLAKKVDILLDYDIKPIFCCGEVLEEREKEIHFDVVKKQLEESLFHLNKDEFSNLVIAYEPVWAIGTGKTATPEQAQEMHAYIRSLIAGKYGDDTAEETTILYGGSCNPGNAKALFANKDVDGGLIGGASLKADDFLKIAQSFE
- the rplS gene encoding 50S ribosomal protein L19 gives rise to the protein MSKQELIKLVEDTVEVKDFPKFKAGDTITVTYKIKEGNKERLQKFQGVVLQRAGSGPTATFTVRKISGNVGVERIFPVSSPFIEEIVVNKVGVVRRARIFYFRNLRGKKARIKEKRQ